The DNA segment AATCAGAGTTTCATTGTCTTTTAACTCCTTTGCAATAGTGGAAAAAGCGGTAGCCATTTCACTATTTTTAGTTTGTTTTGCTAAAGCTTCTGCCCAATACATCGCCAAATAGAAGTGAGATCCTCTGTTATCAATAGATCCAACTTTTCTTGCAGGTGATTTATCATTGGCAAGAAATTCCTCGTTTGCGGTATCTAAGGCATCTGCCAGGATTTGTGCTTTGTCATTATTTTGAGTTTGCGCCAAATGTTCCAAACTTGCCTGTAGTGCCATAAATTCTCCTAAAGAATCCCAACGCAAATAACCTTCTTTGATAAACTGCTCGATATGTTTTGGTGCAGAACCTCCCGCTCCTGTTTCGAAAAGACCACCACCGTTCATCAATGGAACAATAGAAAGCATTTTTGCTGACGTACCAAGTTCCAAAATAGGGAACAAATCTGTCAGATAATCTCTCAACACGTTTCCAGAAACTGAAATGGTATCTAAACCTTGTCTGATTCTTTCCAAAGTGAAAGTCATAGCGTCTTCAATATTCATAATTCGAATATCAAGACCAGATGTATCATAATCTTTCAGATATTTTTCAACTTTTTTGATCATCTCACGATCGTGAGCTCTTTGGTCATCTAACCAAAAAACTGCTGGCGTGTCAGATAATCTAGCTCTGTTTACCGCTAATTTTACCCAATCCTGAATGGGTGCATCTTTCGCCTGACACATTCTGAAAACATCTCCAGCTTCAACTGGTTGTTCCATATAAACTTTTCCGTTCGCATCAGAAACTTTTACGGTTCCGTTTGCAGAAAGTTGGAAAGTTTTATCATGAGATCCGTATTCTTCAGCTTTCTGAGCCATCAATCCAACATTGGGAACAGAACCCATTGTTCTAGGATCCAGTGCTCCATTTTTCTTCATATCATCAATAGCTGCTTGGTAGAAACCAGCATAACATCTGTCTGGTATCATGGCAACGGTATCTTCTTCATTTCCTTCCGCATTCCACATTTTACCACCGCCTCTAATTAAGGCAGCCATAGATGCATCTACAATAACATCAGAAGAAACATGGAAATTGGTAATGCCTTTGTCAGAATTCACCATCGCGATTCTAGGTCCGTTTTCAATTGTTTTAGCGATATCTGCTTTGATTTCTGCTTCTTTTACGTTACCAGAAATTTTTTCAAATAAAGTCGCTAATCCGAAGTTTGGATTAATGTCTAATTCTTTGAAAGTATCTTTATATTTTGAAAAAACATCCTTGAAATAAGTTTCTACGATCGCACCAAAAATAATTGGATCAGAAACCTTCATCATCGTCGCCTTTAAATGTCCAGAAAGAAGAACATTTGCAGCTTTCGCCTCAGCTATTGCATCAGCAACAAATCCTTTCAATGCAGAAAGACTCATTACGGAACTGTCGATAATTTCACCAGCTTTCAAAGGCGATAGACCTTTTAAT comes from the Chryseobacterium sp. SNU WT5 genome and includes:
- a CDS encoding NADP-dependent isocitrate dehydrogenase, coding for MADRSKIIYTLTDEAPMLATHSFLPIVKAFTKKADIEIVPKDISLAGRILANFSEFLNDDQKVEDALSELGTLATTPEANIIKLPNISASVPQLDEAIAELQKDGFAIPNYPSEPKNADEEAIKNKYAKVLGSAVNPVLREGNSDRRAPRAVKNYAKANPHKMGDWSADSKTTVANMHSGDFYGTEKSVTVENDSQFKIEFVGNDGSVKELKGLSPLKAGEIIDSSVMSLSALKGFVADAIAEAKAANVLLSGHLKATMMKVSDPIIFGAIVETYFKDVFSKYKDTFKELDINPNFGLATLFEKISGNVKEAEIKADIAKTIENGPRIAMVNSDKGITNFHVSSDVIVDASMAALIRGGGKMWNAEGNEEDTVAMIPDRCYAGFYQAAIDDMKKNGALDPRTMGSVPNVGLMAQKAEEYGSHDKTFQLSANGTVKVSDANGKVYMEQPVEAGDVFRMCQAKDAPIQDWVKLAVNRARLSDTPAVFWLDDQRAHDREMIKKVEKYLKDYDTSGLDIRIMNIEDAMTFTLERIRQGLDTISVSGNVLRDYLTDLFPILELGTSAKMLSIVPLMNGGGLFETGAGGSAPKHIEQFIKEGYLRWDSLGEFMALQASLEHLAQTQNNDKAQILADALDTANEEFLANDKSPARKVGSIDNRGSHFYLAMYWAEALAKQTKNSEMATAFSTIAKELKDNETLINEELIGAQGKPQDIGGYYQPDFDKTDEAMRPSPTLNSILNKI